One Thauera sp. K11 DNA window includes the following coding sequences:
- the pap gene encoding polyphosphate:AMP phosphotransferase: MFESAELGHSVAGPAYEAEEPALRAALLDAQYDLLELGQFAVIVLINGIDGAGKGETVNLLNEWMDPRHIETCAFDAPTADESEYPAMWRFWRSLPPHGKIGVLFNNWYHQPIVERVERTSRRAELERRLDEIRRFEAMLVRENVLLVKFWFHLSKAAQKRRFRTLEKDPGTRWRVTRRDWRDHALYDRYRDVAAQALRSTSSGDAPWLIVDGSDANFRALFVGRALLEALRGRLQAARRKWVPRRTAAPLPPAVDTVNLIDSLRRQDMGREEYDELLGRHQGRLALLTRQPAFRRRSLVLVFEGMDAAGKGGAIRRISAALDARQYRIVPIAAPTEEERAQPYLWRFWRHAPRRGKVVMFDRSWYGRVLVERVEGYCSEADWMRAYAEINDFEDDLVGAGAVVVKFWLAVGKDEQLARFKAREAEPHKRFKMTADDWRNRERWDDYVRAVCDMVDRTSTADAPWTLVEADDKQYARIKILRTICERLEAALR, translated from the coding sequence ATGTTCGAATCGGCTGAACTGGGGCATAGCGTCGCCGGCCCGGCCTACGAGGCCGAGGAGCCGGCGCTGCGCGCCGCCTTGCTCGACGCGCAGTACGATCTGCTGGAACTCGGGCAGTTCGCGGTGATCGTGCTGATCAACGGCATCGACGGTGCGGGCAAGGGCGAAACGGTGAATCTGCTCAACGAGTGGATGGACCCGCGCCACATCGAGACCTGCGCGTTCGACGCGCCGACCGCCGACGAATCCGAATATCCCGCCATGTGGCGCTTCTGGCGCAGCCTGCCGCCGCACGGCAAGATCGGCGTGCTGTTCAACAACTGGTACCACCAGCCCATCGTCGAACGGGTCGAGCGGACGAGCCGGCGCGCCGAGCTGGAGCGCCGGCTCGACGAGATCCGCCGCTTCGAAGCCATGCTCGTGCGCGAGAATGTACTGCTCGTCAAATTCTGGTTCCATCTGTCCAAGGCGGCGCAGAAGCGGCGCTTCCGGACGCTGGAGAAGGACCCCGGCACCCGCTGGCGCGTCACCCGCCGGGACTGGCGCGACCACGCGCTGTACGACCGCTACCGCGACGTCGCCGCACAGGCGCTGCGCAGCACGAGCAGCGGCGATGCGCCGTGGCTGATCGTCGATGGCAGCGATGCAAACTTCCGTGCGCTCTTCGTCGGCCGGGCGCTGCTGGAGGCGCTGCGCGGGCGGCTGCAGGCCGCGCGCCGGAAATGGGTGCCGCGCCGGACGGCGGCGCCGCTGCCGCCGGCCGTCGACACCGTCAACCTGATCGACAGCCTGCGTCGCCAGGACATGGGGCGCGAGGAGTACGACGAACTGCTCGGGCGCCACCAGGGCCGGCTCGCGCTGCTAACCCGCCAGCCCGCCTTTCGCCGGCGCTCGCTGGTGCTGGTGTTCGAGGGCATGGACGCGGCGGGCAAGGGCGGGGCGATCCGGCGCATCTCGGCGGCGCTCGATGCGCGCCAGTACCGCATCGTGCCGATCGCCGCGCCGACCGAGGAAGAGCGCGCCCAGCCCTACCTGTGGCGCTTCTGGCGGCACGCGCCGCGGCGCGGCAAGGTGGTCATGTTCGATCGCTCCTGGTACGGGCGCGTGCTCGTCGAGCGCGTCGAAGGCTACTGCTCCGAGGCCGACTGGATGCGTGCCTATGCCGAGATCAACGACTTCGAGGACGATCTCGTCGGCGCGGGCGCGGTGGTGGTGAAGTTCTGGCTCGCGGTCGGCAAGGACGAACAACTGGCGCGCTTCAAGGCGCGCGAAGCCGAGCCGCACAAGCGCTTCAAGATGACCGCCGACGACTGGCGCAACCGCGAGCGCTGGGACGACTACGTGCGCGCGGTGTGCGACATGGTCGACCGCACCAGCACCGCGGATGCGCCATGGACGCTGGTCGAGGCGGACGACAAGCAGTACGCCCGCATCAAGATTCTCCGGACGATCTGCGAGCGGCTGGAAGCGGCGCTGCGCTAG
- the moeA gene encoding molybdopterin molybdotransferase MoeA produces the protein MPKQNPAADTRDLLSVADARRMILDSVSAVVGREYVTVRAALGRVLAADVVAPCNVPSHDNSAMDGYAMRTADLAAGDDTVLPVAGTAFAGRPFAGAVGPGQAIRIMTGAPIPQGADTVVMQEAVRRDGGRIVVPPGQETGQNVRRAGEDLVQGTVAVAAGTRCGPAQLGLIASLGIAEVAVRRRLRVAFFSTGDEIAPIGRPLAPGEVYDSNRYTLFGALSRLGCDLLDMGVVADDPASLEGALRDASLAADVIVTSGGVSVGEADFVRDLMSRMGEVAFWTLAIKPGKPMAFGRIGDAVLFGLPGNPVAVLVTFYQVVQDALLQMMGVSPLPAAQRFHVPCEMAIRRQPGRREFVRGRLLRDGGRLAVTLAGAQGSGVLRSMSEADCFIVLPEDCAGVRPGDAVLVEPFAGLV, from the coding sequence ATGCCCAAGCAAAACCCTGCCGCCGACACGCGCGACCTGCTCAGCGTCGCCGATGCCCGCAGGATGATTCTCGATAGCGTTTCCGCCGTCGTCGGCCGGGAGTACGTCACCGTGCGCGCGGCGCTCGGACGGGTGCTGGCGGCAGACGTCGTGGCCCCGTGCAACGTTCCGTCCCACGACAATTCGGCCATGGACGGCTATGCGATGCGCACCGCCGACCTCGCCGCGGGGGACGACACCGTCCTGCCGGTGGCCGGCACCGCGTTCGCCGGCAGGCCGTTTGCAGGCGCCGTCGGACCCGGCCAGGCGATCCGTATCATGACCGGCGCGCCGATCCCGCAGGGCGCCGACACCGTCGTCATGCAGGAAGCGGTCCGCCGCGACGGCGGCCGCATCGTCGTGCCTCCGGGGCAGGAAACCGGGCAGAACGTGCGCCGCGCCGGCGAGGATCTGGTGCAAGGCACCGTCGCCGTCGCCGCCGGCACCCGCTGCGGCCCTGCGCAGCTCGGCCTGATCGCCTCGCTCGGCATCGCCGAAGTCGCCGTGCGGCGCCGGCTGCGGGTGGCCTTCTTCTCCACCGGCGACGAGATCGCTCCCATCGGCCGCCCGCTGGCGCCGGGCGAGGTCTATGACAGCAACCGCTACACGCTCTTCGGCGCGCTCAGCCGGCTCGGCTGCGACCTGCTCGACATGGGCGTCGTAGCCGACGATCCGGCCTCTCTCGAGGGCGCCTTGCGCGACGCCTCGCTCGCAGCCGACGTGATCGTCACCAGCGGCGGCGTATCGGTCGGCGAGGCCGACTTCGTCCGCGACCTGATGTCCCGCATGGGCGAAGTGGCCTTCTGGACGCTGGCCATCAAGCCGGGCAAGCCGATGGCCTTCGGCCGCATCGGCGATGCGGTGCTGTTCGGCCTGCCCGGCAATCCGGTGGCGGTGCTGGTGACCTTCTATCAGGTGGTGCAGGACGCCCTGCTGCAGATGATGGGCGTATCGCCCCTGCCCGCTGCGCAGCGCTTCCACGTGCCATGCGAGATGGCCATCCGCAGGCAGCCCGGCCGCCGCGAGTTCGTGCGCGGCCGGCTGCTGCGCGACGGCGGCCGGCTCGCGGTCACGCTGGCCGGCGCGCAGGGTTCGGGCGTGCTGCGCTCGATGTCGGAAGCCGACTGCTTCATCGTGCTGCCCGAGGACTGCGCCGGCGTCCGGCCCGGCGACGCCGTCCTCGTCGAACCCTTCGCCGGCCTGGTCTGA
- the rpiA gene encoding ribose-5-phosphate isomerase RpiA — protein sequence MTQDELKKAAALAALDYIVDDTIVGVGTGSTVNHFIDGLAAMRTRIRGAVSSSEASSARLAAHGIPVFDLNGIEEIPLYVDGADEIDGRFCMIKGGGGALTREKIVAAVSARFVCICDASKLVGTLGRFPLPVEVIPMACSHVARELARLGGQPRVRENFVTDNGNLIIDVHGLTIADPFTLEARIDQIVGVVTNGLFAARGADVLLLAGSEGVERRLRDAAMTETRI from the coding sequence ATGACACAGGACGAACTCAAGAAGGCCGCGGCGCTGGCCGCACTGGACTACATCGTCGACGACACCATCGTCGGCGTGGGCACCGGCTCGACGGTGAATCATTTCATCGACGGCCTGGCGGCCATGCGCACGCGCATCCGCGGCGCCGTCTCCAGTTCGGAGGCCAGTTCGGCGCGCCTGGCGGCCCATGGCATCCCGGTGTTCGACCTGAACGGCATCGAAGAAATACCGCTCTATGTGGACGGCGCGGACGAGATCGACGGCCGCTTCTGCATGATCAAGGGCGGCGGCGGCGCCTTGACGCGCGAGAAGATCGTCGCCGCGGTATCGGCCCGCTTCGTCTGCATCTGCGACGCCAGCAAGCTGGTGGGCACGCTCGGGCGTTTTCCGCTGCCGGTGGAAGTCATCCCGATGGCCTGCTCCCACGTCGCCCGCGAACTGGCCAGGCTGGGCGGGCAGCCGCGGGTGCGCGAGAATTTCGTCACCGACAACGGCAACCTGATCATCGACGTGCATGGCCTGACGATCGCGGACCCATTCACCCTGGAAGCCCGGATCGACCAGATCGTGGGCGTGGTGACCAACGGCCTCTTTGCCGCCCGCGGCGCAGACGTGCTGCTGCTGGCCGGCAGCGAGGGCGTGGAGCGGCGCCTACGTGACGCTGCCATGACTGAAACAAGAATTTAA
- a CDS encoding sensor domain-containing diguanylate cyclase gives MDRPGLSLLRKVAEGVHGVEALLDAGGRLLWISPSIERVTGRSPAQCLAAADAIELLVVDTDRNHCRRLLAQVLQDGATRDVELRFTRADGAVVWVASHWRRVDGENGEPAVLQLSAEDIQTRKETEYKLLETVAELRRAQALREHYLVRSIDERQRLAVLLNLIRLGILFIDNDRRVLYANRAMLEIWGYSPDTNLIGTREAVLKQTVLPLLAEPDVFLAHLEQVLENRLPVSEPFEIRFRDGRTVTDRSAVVVGGQRAHGIGRVWIYEDITESRRVSEQLVALAERDPLTNLYNRRRFHEELERMLVDAVRRNAGVGLVALDLDGFKPINDAFGHQAGDAVLVGLAEGVRRIIRRNEMFFRLGGDEFALLVPDTDTRGLSELAARLREGVAGLQFSFGGRAVSVTASIGMAIFPDHADDAEGLMAAADEAMYRSKSEGRNRWTFSTRQPGEFSRHSG, from the coding sequence ATGGATCGGCCGGGCCTGTCCCTGCTGCGCAAGGTCGCCGAAGGCGTCCACGGCGTGGAGGCGCTGCTCGACGCCGGAGGCCGGCTGCTGTGGATCAGCCCTTCCATCGAGCGGGTGACGGGGCGCTCCCCGGCGCAATGCCTGGCCGCCGCCGATGCCATCGAACTGCTGGTGGTGGACACCGATCGCAACCACTGCCGCCGCCTGCTCGCGCAGGTGCTGCAGGACGGCGCCACCCGCGACGTCGAACTGCGCTTCACCCGCGCCGACGGCGCCGTGGTGTGGGTGGCCTCGCACTGGCGGCGCGTCGACGGCGAGAACGGCGAACCCGCCGTGCTGCAACTGTCGGCAGAGGACATCCAGACGCGCAAGGAAACCGAGTACAAGCTGCTCGAGACGGTCGCCGAACTGCGCCGTGCGCAGGCGCTGCGCGAACATTACCTGGTCCGCAGCATCGACGAGCGCCAGCGCCTGGCTGTCCTGCTGAACCTGATCCGTCTCGGCATCCTGTTCATCGACAACGACCGGCGCGTGCTCTATGCCAATCGCGCCATGCTGGAAATCTGGGGCTATTCCCCCGACACCAACCTCATCGGCACGCGCGAGGCGGTCCTCAAGCAGACGGTCCTGCCGCTGCTGGCCGAACCGGACGTCTTCCTCGCCCATCTCGAGCAGGTGCTGGAGAACCGGCTTCCGGTCAGCGAACCGTTCGAGATCCGCTTTCGCGACGGGCGCACCGTCACCGACCGGTCGGCGGTGGTGGTCGGCGGCCAGCGTGCCCACGGCATCGGCCGGGTATGGATCTACGAGGACATCACCGAGTCGCGCAGGGTGTCGGAGCAGCTCGTGGCGCTGGCCGAGCGTGATCCGTTGACGAACCTGTACAACCGGCGCCGCTTCCACGAGGAACTCGAGCGCATGCTGGTCGACGCGGTGCGCCGCAACGCCGGGGTGGGGCTGGTGGCGCTGGATCTCGACGGCTTCAAGCCGATCAACGATGCCTTCGGCCACCAGGCCGGCGATGCGGTGCTGGTGGGACTCGCCGAAGGCGTGCGGCGCATCATCCGCCGCAACGAGATGTTCTTCCGCCTGGGGGGCGACGAGTTCGCCCTGCTGGTGCCGGATACCGATACGCGCGGCCTGTCCGAACTCGCGGCCCGCCTGCGCGAGGGCGTCGCCGGCCTGCAGTTCAGCTTCGGCGGCCGTGCGGTGAGCGTCACCGCCAGCATCGGCATGGCGATCTTCCCGGACCATGCCGACGACGCGGAGGGCCTGATGGCGGCGGCCGACGAGGCGATGTACCGGTCGAAGAGCGAAGGGCGCAACCGGTGGACGTTCTCCACCCGCCAGCCGGGCGAGTTCAGCCGCCATTCGGGCTAG
- a CDS encoding c-type cytochrome gives MMKRSLLLSSLLLVAGSLQAQAPAPDPAKAKQTAETVCAACHNADGNSMLPANPKLAGQHADYIYKQLHDFKGWDGKKAVRENAIMSAMVAGLDEADMKGLAQHFSAAALQPEPAKNLATIELGQKIWRGGIPAKGVPACAACHGPAGAGLPAQYPRLSGQFAEYTEVQLKAFRDGVRANDPNRMMSMIALKLTDPEIKAVADYAAGLR, from the coding sequence ATGATGAAGCGTTCCCTGCTGCTCTCGTCGTTGCTGCTGGTCGCCGGCAGTCTCCAGGCCCAGGCGCCGGCGCCCGACCCTGCCAAGGCGAAGCAGACCGCGGAAACGGTCTGTGCGGCCTGCCACAATGCGGACGGCAACAGCATGCTTCCGGCCAACCCGAAGCTCGCAGGGCAGCATGCCGATTACATCTACAAGCAGTTGCACGACTTCAAGGGCTGGGACGGCAAGAAGGCGGTACGTGAGAACGCGATCATGTCGGCCATGGTCGCCGGCCTGGACGAAGCGGACATGAAGGGACTGGCACAGCATTTCTCGGCGGCGGCACTGCAGCCGGAACCCGCCAAGAACCTCGCCACCATCGAACTGGGCCAGAAGATCTGGCGCGGCGGGATACCGGCCAAGGGTGTGCCGGCCTGTGCCGCCTGTCACGGTCCGGCCGGCGCCGGCCTGCCGGCGCAATACCCGCGCCTGTCCGGCCAGTTCGCCGAATACACCGAAGTCCAGCTCAAAGCCTTCCGCGACGGCGTGCGCGCCAACGATCCAAACCGGATGATGAGCATGATCGCGTTGAAGCTGACCGATCCTGAGATCAAGGCCGTCGCCGACTACGCAGCCGGCCTGCGCTGA
- a CDS encoding 16S rRNA (uracil(1498)-N(3))-methyltransferase has translation MISRFHFPQPLPHEGEIELPEAVAHHAARVLRLADGDPLVLFDGLGGEVEARLLLRGRAAFAELCRYREPRRESPLRLVLVQALATGDKMDWIVQKAVELGVAGVQPIQAERSVLRLAGERAEKRRAHWQQVAVSACEQSGRNRVPEVGMPMPLANWLAAGQAQALCYVLAPDGGEAAFGTGPRPAAGVQLMIGPEGGWTAHELAACRAAGCIAVGLGPRVLRTETAGLAAIAVLQARWGDF, from the coding sequence ATGATTTCACGCTTCCATTTTCCGCAGCCGCTGCCGCACGAAGGCGAGATCGAGCTGCCCGAGGCGGTTGCCCATCATGCGGCGCGGGTGTTGCGCCTTGCCGACGGCGATCCGCTGGTGCTGTTCGACGGGCTCGGCGGCGAGGTCGAGGCGCGTCTGCTGCTGCGCGGCAGGGCGGCTTTCGCCGAGCTTTGCCGTTACCGCGAACCGCGGCGCGAATCGCCGTTGCGCCTCGTGCTGGTCCAGGCGCTGGCCACCGGCGACAAGATGGACTGGATCGTGCAGAAGGCGGTGGAACTGGGCGTGGCCGGGGTCCAGCCGATACAGGCCGAGCGTTCGGTGCTGCGGCTCGCCGGCGAGCGGGCAGAGAAGCGCCGGGCGCACTGGCAGCAGGTAGCGGTGTCGGCCTGCGAGCAGTCGGGGCGCAATCGCGTGCCCGAGGTGGGCATGCCGATGCCGCTGGCGAACTGGCTCGCCGCCGGGCAGGCGCAGGCGCTGTGCTACGTGCTGGCGCCGGACGGCGGCGAGGCGGCCTTCGGCACGGGGCCGCGGCCGGCCGCCGGGGTGCAGCTCATGATCGGCCCCGAAGGCGGCTGGACCGCGCACGAACTGGCGGCCTGCCGCGCCGCCGGCTGCATCGCGGTGGGGCTTGGTCCGCGCGTGCTGCGCACCGAGACGGCGGGACTGGCGGCGATCGCCGTGCTGCAGGCGCGCTGGGGCGATTTCTAG
- a CDS encoding oxidative damage protection protein: MARMVNCVKLGREAEGLDVPPVPGEMGKRIFDNVSKEAWQQWVKYQTMLINENRLNLMDARARKYLAEQMEKHFFGGGADEVSGYVPPAQ; this comes from the coding sequence ATGGCGCGCATGGTGAACTGCGTGAAGCTCGGCCGCGAGGCCGAAGGGCTGGATGTTCCGCCGGTTCCGGGCGAGATGGGCAAGCGGATCTTCGACAACGTGTCGAAGGAAGCATGGCAGCAGTGGGTCAAGTACCAGACCATGCTGATCAACGAGAACCGCCTGAACCTGATGGATGCGCGGGCGCGGAAATACCTCGCCGAGCAGATGGAAAAGCACTTCTTCGGCGGCGGCGCGGACGAGGTGAGCGGCTACGTGCCGCCCGCGCAATAA
- the yihA gene encoding ribosome biogenesis GTP-binding protein YihA/YsxC codes for MSLFRNAQFEISIAKPSGLPPPGGAEIAFAGRSNAGKSSAINTLAGHVRLAFVSKTPGRTQLINFFRLNCGASLVDLPGYGYAAVPEKIRRQWQGLIETYLKKRESLIGLVLIMDVRHPLTDLDRQMIDWFVPSGRPLHVLLTKSDKLSRGAASAALQAVRRELSAFGPQVTVQLFSSLKKAGVEETERVVAGWLGLRTDETAAPPAPGGEGAEDGARPKTKTPDQGI; via the coding sequence ATGTCCCTGTTCCGCAACGCACAATTCGAGATATCGATCGCCAAACCGTCCGGGCTTCCGCCTCCCGGCGGGGCCGAGATCGCATTCGCCGGGCGCTCCAATGCCGGCAAGTCGAGCGCGATCAACACGCTCGCGGGGCATGTGAGGCTGGCCTTCGTGTCGAAGACGCCGGGCCGCACCCAGCTCATCAATTTCTTCCGCCTCAATTGCGGCGCCTCGCTGGTCGATCTGCCGGGATACGGCTACGCCGCCGTGCCCGAGAAGATCCGTCGCCAGTGGCAGGGGCTGATCGAGACCTATCTGAAGAAGCGCGAAAGCCTGATCGGCCTGGTGCTGATCATGGACGTGCGCCATCCGCTGACCGACCTGGACCGCCAGATGATCGACTGGTTCGTGCCCTCCGGCCGGCCGCTGCACGTGCTGCTGACGAAGAGCGACAAGCTGTCGCGCGGGGCGGCGAGCGCTGCGCTGCAGGCCGTGCGCCGGGAGCTTTCCGCATTCGGCCCGCAGGTGACGGTGCAACTGTTCTCCAGCCTGAAGAAGGCGGGGGTCGAGGAGACCGAGCGCGTCGTCGCGGGCTGGCTGGGACTGCGCACGGACGAGACGGCCGCACCGCCGGCGCCGGGCGGAGAGGGGGCCGAAGATGGCGCCCGGCCGAAAACAAAAACCCCCGACCAGGGGATATAG
- the argA gene encoding amino-acid N-acetyltransferase, producing MNADSLPVPVAAVPEDSKSRFVAWVRGAAPYIHAFRGKTFVLGFGGEVAAGERAQTLAYDCNLLAALGIRLVLVHGARPQIDAELARRGLEPRFHQGLRVTDAAALECVKSAMAVTRFEVEALLSQGLPNTPMAGSYMRVTGGNFITARPVGVVDGVDYQYTGAVRRIIAEEINADLDQQNVVLITPLGVSPAGEIFNLAMEDVAEAVAVALKAEKLIYLCDAPGLLDNDGRLIESVTADEAQRKLDAREGLTDDLHLYLPCAIRAVRRGVSRCHLIDRDKDGGLLLEFFTHAGVGTVVSRDPLFRLREATIDDVGALVSLISPMEADGTLVRRGRELLEQEIERFTVVEHDGVLVGCAALYPFSEENAAELACLAVMPEYRRAGLGDQLLKRIERRARVQRLERLFVLTTRTAHWFRERGFAEVGPEALPQKKRDLYNYHRRSKVFVKPL from the coding sequence TTGAACGCCGATTCCCTGCCTGTTCCGGTTGCTGCGGTGCCGGAAGATTCCAAGTCGCGGTTCGTCGCCTGGGTGCGGGGCGCCGCGCCCTACATCCACGCCTTTCGCGGCAAGACTTTCGTGCTCGGCTTCGGCGGCGAGGTCGCCGCCGGCGAGCGCGCGCAGACGCTGGCCTACGACTGCAACCTGCTCGCCGCGCTCGGCATCCGGCTGGTGCTGGTGCACGGGGCGCGCCCGCAGATCGACGCCGAACTGGCGCGCCGCGGCCTGGAACCGCGCTTCCACCAAGGGCTGCGGGTGACCGACGCCGCCGCGCTGGAATGCGTGAAGTCGGCGATGGCGGTGACGCGTTTCGAGGTGGAAGCGCTGCTGTCCCAGGGGCTGCCGAACACGCCGATGGCTGGCAGCTACATGCGGGTGACGGGCGGCAATTTCATCACTGCACGGCCGGTGGGGGTGGTCGACGGCGTCGACTACCAATACACGGGCGCGGTGCGCCGCATCATCGCCGAGGAGATCAACGCCGACCTCGACCAGCAGAACGTGGTGCTGATCACGCCGCTGGGTGTGTCGCCGGCGGGAGAGATCTTCAACCTGGCGATGGAGGACGTGGCCGAGGCGGTGGCGGTCGCGTTGAAGGCGGAAAAGCTGATCTACCTGTGCGACGCGCCGGGGTTGCTCGACAACGACGGGCGCCTGATCGAATCGGTGACCGCCGACGAGGCGCAGCGAAAGCTCGACGCGCGCGAGGGGCTGACCGACGACCTGCACCTCTACCTGCCGTGCGCGATACGCGCGGTGCGCCGCGGCGTGTCGCGCTGCCATCTGATCGACCGCGACAAGGACGGTGGGCTGCTGCTCGAATTCTTCACCCATGCGGGCGTGGGCACGGTGGTGTCGCGCGACCCGTTGTTCCGCCTGCGCGAGGCCACGATAGACGACGTCGGCGCGCTGGTGTCGCTGATCTCGCCGATGGAGGCCGACGGCACGCTGGTGCGGCGCGGCCGCGAACTGCTGGAGCAGGAGATCGAGCGCTTCACCGTCGTCGAGCACGACGGCGTGCTGGTGGGCTGTGCGGCGCTGTATCCGTTCAGCGAGGAGAACGCGGCCGAGCTTGCCTGCCTGGCGGTGATGCCGGAGTACCGCCGCGCCGGGCTGGGCGACCAGTTGCTCAAGCGCATCGAGCGGCGGGCGCGGGTGCAGCGCCTGGAACGGCTGTTCGTGCTCACCACCCGCACCGCGCACTGGTTCCGCGAACGCGGCTTCGCCGAGGTCGGTCCCGAGGCGCTGCCGCAGAAAAAGCGTGACCTCTACAACTACCACCGCCGTTCCAAGGTGTTCGTGAAGCCGCTATGA
- the phoU gene encoding phosphate signaling complex protein PhoU, producing MNEHTHRQFDSELEAIRSGVLKMGGLVETQVANAMEGLKSGNLALLDQVIESDHRINLLEMQIDEDCNHIIAKRQPTAVDLRLVMTVVKSASDLERIGDEAKKIAKAARRLHGGDKPFSPRVELGHSAGIALDMLRNALNGFARADASGFASIKSQDAEVDANFKGTMRQLITFMMEDPRTITNSLDLLFIAKSIERIGDHAKNIAEFVVFLVQGSDVRYEKSLAKESGKEA from the coding sequence ATGAACGAACACACTCACCGGCAGTTCGACTCCGAACTCGAGGCCATCCGCAGCGGCGTACTGAAGATGGGCGGACTGGTCGAAACCCAGGTTGCCAATGCCATGGAAGGGCTGAAGTCGGGCAACCTGGCTTTGCTCGACCAGGTCATCGAGAGCGACCACCGCATCAATCTGCTCGAGATGCAGATCGACGAGGACTGCAACCACATCATCGCCAAGCGCCAGCCGACCGCGGTCGACCTGCGTCTGGTGATGACGGTCGTGAAGTCGGCTTCCGACCTCGAACGCATCGGCGACGAAGCGAAGAAGATCGCCAAGGCGGCAAGGCGCCTGCACGGCGGGGACAAGCCCTTTTCGCCGCGCGTCGAGCTGGGCCACAGCGCCGGCATCGCGCTGGACATGCTGCGCAATGCGCTCAACGGCTTCGCCCGTGCGGATGCGTCCGGTTTCGCCTCGATCAAGTCGCAGGACGCCGAGGTCGATGCCAACTTCAAGGGCACGATGCGCCAGCTCATCACCTTCATGATGGAAGATCCGCGCACCATCACGAACAGCCTGGACCTGCTGTTCATCGCGAAGTCGATCGAACGCATCGGCGACCATGCAAAGAACATCGCCGAGTTCGTGGTGTTCCTGGTGCAGGGCAGCGACGTGCGCTACGAGAAGTCGCTGGCGAAGGAATCGGGCAAGGAAGCCTGA
- a CDS encoding ferritin-like domain-containing protein, with protein MIRLIHDAALHALMLCDPAEKCAATARLRSDWLQGRLHAVAAEDRQEPIDVPGRPPRPILVEGRKVPGRGIGSREGHGALLHAIAHIEFNAINLALDCVHRFRSMPADFHDDWLRVAAEEAHHFDLVRRRLKALGFDYGDFPAHDGLWMMACRTAHDLLARMALVPRVLEARGLDATPPIMARLKSIGDEDSVAVLEIILRDEIGHVAVGDRWFRLSCAGRGLEPEATYLALIDAFDAPRPHPPLHREARLAAGFSESELDVLSGSSKGGCASAGAAVPAATRSGP; from the coding sequence ATGATTCGCTTGATCCACGATGCCGCGCTCCACGCCCTGATGCTGTGCGACCCGGCGGAAAAATGCGCGGCGACCGCCAGGCTGCGTTCGGACTGGCTGCAGGGGCGCCTGCATGCCGTTGCCGCGGAAGACCGGCAGGAGCCCATCGACGTACCGGGCCGGCCGCCGAGGCCGATCCTGGTGGAGGGCCGGAAGGTTCCCGGGCGCGGCATCGGCAGCCGGGAGGGGCATGGGGCCCTGCTGCACGCCATCGCCCACATCGAGTTCAACGCGATCAACCTAGCGCTGGACTGCGTGCATCGCTTCCGCAGCATGCCGGCCGATTTCCACGACGACTGGCTGCGCGTGGCGGCCGAGGAAGCCCATCACTTCGATCTGGTGCGCCGGCGGCTGAAGGCGCTCGGCTTCGACTACGGCGACTTCCCCGCTCACGACGGCCTGTGGATGATGGCCTGCCGCACTGCCCATGATCTGCTTGCGCGCATGGCGCTGGTGCCCAGGGTGCTGGAGGCGCGCGGTCTCGACGCGACGCCGCCCATCATGGCGAGGCTGAAGTCGATCGGCGACGAGGACAGCGTGGCCGTGCTCGAGATCATCCTGCGCGACGAGATCGGCCACGTCGCCGTCGGCGACCGCTGGTTCCGGCTGTCGTGCGCCGGGCGCGGTCTCGAGCCGGAAGCGACCTATCTGGCGCTGATCGACGCCTTCGACGCGCCGCGGCCGCATCCGCCCCTGCATCGCGAAGCGCGGCTCGCAGCCGGCTTTTCCGAGTCGGAACTCGACGTGCTGTCCGGCAGCAGCAAGGGAGGCTGCGCGAGTGCGGGGGCTGCCGTGCCCGCTGCCACCCGGAGCGGGCCGTAG